Within Nostoc flagelliforme CCNUN1, the genomic segment AGCTTATTAAATGGCTTGAATCAAAAGGAATCAATATCGTTATCAATATCAGATTTAATTACAGCATTAGAAGGGTTGGAAAAGCAGTTTTTAATTGAAACTATTAAGGATTCTGCTTCTGAAGAAAGTAGCTTTACTCTTCAACCTATAGTCAAAAAATATATTAGGAAAAATATACCAGGACTGGTGCATACATCTAATGCTTCACCAGAATTAGCGCTCACATTTTAACAGAGGTAGCTATGATTGCAGGCAAACTAGAAATCACAATTAAAATCAATGAACTGCCACAATCCAAGATCGTAGAGAACGCTTGGCAGCAGTTTGACGTAGACTGTGACGGACGCATCACAGCAATCACAGTTAAACCAAAGATTTACAAGAAACTGACTAATGTAACCAGTAATTACCCACAATTGGTAGCAGCGATCGCTGGCAAACTTGGTCAGTCAACTGAGCATGGGTTCATGTTAGAAGAACCTAGCATACAAGTTTTCTTTTCGCAAGCCCAAGTCAGAAACAACCTCTGCCTTCGGTGCTGCTTCTTGAAAAAGTGATTACCCAACTAGGGTAAGCTGGAACCAATACTGATAAATATGGAGGAGTCAAACACAAAGTTGCAGAATCTGGCTACATACGGAAAGACGACAAGTTATGTAAAATCAAGCTAATTGATAGGAGGTATGAAGGTGAAAATACAACAGTACGAGAATTTAACGCACAAAGCGCCACTAAGGAGTAGCGCTTCGTGCGTGGCTTAAATTTCATATAACCTCAGAGCGGGGTTGATCTCGAAGGAACAAAATCAGTGGTCGTTAAAGTTTGGACACTAAGATTACCACTAAAATTGTCCGACTGAGTTTATCCGCGCTGCTTCCCCTATTGTACAGGGGTTGTTACCAGATCGTCGAATTTTTGGTGGCAAATTTTGGCTATTAAAATTCTTCTTTGGGAAATGTTAAATTTAATTAAGAAATATCCCGAATTTTGTAGTTAAAAGCAGTAGCAGCGCGAATAACAGTTATCAGTTACCAGTTACCAGTTATCAGTCAGAATCTTTGATAACTGTTAACTGTTGACTGATAACTGATACAACCCCCTCTGAAGCTTGTAAACCGAGTTATCAGAGGCGAAATCATGAATTATAGCAAAACCCCCTTAAGCGCAGTAGTAGAGCGCATTGGGTCAGAGAGTAAGATTACACATCTTGTATGCGGTCTAGTAGAGGGGAATTTCAGGAATATCCTGGCTATAGCGAAAATTGTCAGACAAATTATAGAAGTGGAATTAGCTTTTGGTGTGCGTTCGCTGTTGACACTAGTGGTACGCCACACAACTATTGCGTGGTGGCTAGCATCAGGGTACAAATTATGCTGACACTAGATAGAGAAACCAAACCAGCACTTCATTACGATGATCTTAACAGCAGTATCAAAGACACCTTCGCTGCCATAGATCGATTTGAGCTGCAAGCAGTAGAACAGATTCGCCTAATGCATGACGAGCGGATGTACAGAATCGCTGGGTACAAAAACTTTTCACAATATTGCCAAGGCGAATTGCATGTATATGGTGGCTATCGGCGTATAAATCAACTCTTAGGAGCATCAAAAGTCATTGTTGCAGCAGGGGAGTTGGGGCCACAGATTAAAAATGAGCGCCAAGCCCGTCCTCTTTTGAGGTTAGTCAAAGAACCAGAAAAACTTATTGCTGCGATAGCACTGGCTTTGTCATCAAACCCAGAGCCTAGTGAATCAGATTTCGCAGCTGCGGCTAATATTGTTGCTCCAATGCCAAGAGTAAGAAAGCCATTCCATCAGGAACCATTGGTTCCCAAAAATCAGGAACCATTGGTTCCCAAAAATCAGGAACCATTGGTTCCTAAAAACATGAAAGTCACAATTTCCTCACCATCACATCCCCGTTATGGAGAATCAGGAGTAATTGAGGCAGAAGCACCGAATAATTCGCAGCAGATTGTAACTTTCGCTGATGGTGAAAGACTGCTGGTAAACAACACTGATTTGGATGCCGCAATTGTGTCCGATTCGACTGAGCGTACATATCCTAAAGAATACTCCGAAGCGATCGCAGAACTCAAAGAGCAACATAAGCTTGAGTTAGAGCGCCTAGAGCAGGAATTGAGGATTGGACTACAAGCAGAGGTGTCGGCTAGAGCCGAAGCCCAAGTAAGTGAGCAAATCCAATCCATGCATTTTCTGTACAAGGAGCAAAAAGAGCAAAACATTCAGTTGCAGCAACGATTGGATGAAATGGAAGGGTTGAGAAATCTCAAGATAGAGAATCAGCAACTCCACCAACGAATTGGGGAACTAGAACACGCACTACTTGAGCGCCCTCAACAGCAGTGGGGAAATACCATGACCCAACAGGCTACCAAAGTTTTGAACAAGCAGGTAAAACAAGCGTTAGAAAAAACCATTGATCTGCGAAGTCTTGCTCTTGAACCACCCAAAGAAAATGCGACTGAATGTCTACGGCTCATGGGCATGGCACTGAAAAATCTCGCCAGTGCCATGAACAATACTCAAGCTCTTGAGGCGGCGGCTCTCATTTTGGGTACTAGTCCCACACGGTCGGCCATCGCAATAAGGACGGAGCAATTACAACTATTACCCCAGGCTATTAGGGAAATTAGGCAAGTACTTGCAAAACCTGGATGTAGTTGGCAGGACTTTTGTACTGTTGCCCAACACTACGAGGTGATAAAAGCAGACTATTGGGCGGAACTTACTACCTCAGAAAAAGAACTGATTTCTGCCCTGAATCCAAAAGCGAATGTTGCGATGCCGATTCAAGTTGGTTCCATTGTTTGCCATGCTGATCCTTACCACACCTTATATATAGCTAGAGGGAAAGTTATCCAGGATTTAGGTGAGCAAGTAGTCGTGGCATGGGATAACTCTCAGGATGAACCGAAAAACACCTCCATATACTTGAAGAACGAGTTGCGGTTTCCCGGTAGCAATTAAATCAGTGAACAGTCAACAGTTATCAGTTATCACGGTTTCACCAGGGCGGCCGCATCATGTCAACAATAAGATTTTATTCTCAATAATCTGAAAAATAGTAGCATTAATAGCTGCTTATTGACCATTTTTTGAATTCAAAATGCAAAATTCAAAATTCAAAATGAATAAGAAGAATAATTTTGAATTAATTAATTCTGGGTACAAGCCCCCACTGAATTCTTTGAATCAGTGGTCTACAATCAGCGGCGGGTTTCAGAGCAAGCACTGATTGTAATTTTGAATTGATAATTTTGAATTTTGAATTGTTTTGACATAGGTTTAGCGACGCCGAATAGCCCGTCGTAGACATCGCTTTGAAGCTTGGAAAATAAATCAAACGCGAAATGCTGATTAAATCGATTGGTTCTTAACTTTGGTTGTGATCAAGACTAATTTAGATGCGTTTGCCCTGCGGTTTCACTGATAACTGATAATGCGGATACTTGATAACTGTTCACTCACACCCATACCAATTGCGAATGGGTTGTTTTAATCATGGAAAAATTGAGGAGAGATTGTGAATAAAAATAAAAATGCAATTTTTTGTGGCAACTTTGAGATTAAAGAGCCTAAACCAGATTACAAGGTATCAATTGAGCATCCGGAAAACCCAATTGAATACCCAAACAATCTCACGGCAGCCCAATACCATGAGCTATATGTTGGTAGCGTCATTCATCCGGCGTTGATTAAGCGTAATTTCTTCCACATAGAAGGGGAATCAATTTACGATTATCTGTTCATCTCCAATAAAATCCCTCGCAAAAATGCAGGTCGAGTCACGGATGCATACATAAGGCAATATCAGCATCTATTACTGGGTGGGACGTGGATTCAATCTCTTGACCCCTTCAACAATTGGCAAGCAATGGAGTGGGGGCGGATTAAGCCCAACTTCCCGCGCTTTGATTGGGAAACAGGTAAACCAGTTAAATACGAGTCACCACCTAAGACAGCCAACCGCGTTACTTATTTCGATGTTCCCAACTGTATTTTGAGTCTCATTGCACGGCGATATAGCGTTTCCGATATTCAAAGAGTGCTTTTTGCAAAACGTGGTCAAAAGCTGCATGTTAAAAGTCGAAAGAACGCTGCTTTTGGCAATGGCACTCTCTTGCCTTCGCTCTTGCAACTAGGACAATACCAGGGAATGCTAACGCAAATCGTGCGGTTAAGTTACTTAGTAGCACTGTGCAGAAAAGGTATACTTAATCCCCTAATATTCTGGTCAGGGATTGGGCAGCAGAAAGAGTTGAATATTGACCGAATAGGGGAGAATGTAGATTGCAGATTGCAGATTGGAATATTACCGAATAGGGGAGAATGTAGATTGCAGATTGCAGATTGGAATATTACACGAGCTACTAGCTTTCAGGCAGGAGTCAATCTACAATCGACAATCCGCTCGAGTACTCGCTACCGCTGCGCTATCGGCAATCTGCAATCCGTTGACTCTCAGCAGGAAGATTTACAAATCACCTTCTGGGAGTGGGTAAAACAGCACCCAGAGATTCCGATTATCTTATGCGAGGGCGAAAAAAAAGCGGCCTGCTTGCTTAGTTTAGGGTTTGTAGCGATCGCACTGCCGGGAATTTGGAATGGGCGCGTGGGCAAACAAGATTTTGATGAACGGTTGCATCCTGACTTAGTACCAATGGCTCAGGCGGGGCGCAAGTTCATTATATTATTTGATTACGAAACTTCTTCTAAATCCAGATGGTCAGTTTACCAAGCAACGGTACGGACTGCCAAAGCGATTGAGTCTGCTGGTTGCTTTTGTGAAGTTGCGCTGTTGCCGGGGCCAGAAAAAGGTGTAGATGATTTCGTGGTAGCCAGGGGTGAAGATGCTAACGCTCTACTGACCGCAATCATCGATGATGCTAAATCACTTGCCGATTACCAGCGCTCATATCGGGCTAAAAAATGGGGACTTAGCAAATACAAACCAGATGTCACTATTAATATCAAGTATCTCTCTGAGGCTTTGTGCATTCCTGAACTTGAAGAAAAATGCAATTTGCCTGAGCAAAATGATCTTAAAAAGGAACAACTTTTCACGCCATCTATTAAAGGACATCAAAGAAACAAGGAGTCTACCGATTCTGGCGGAGTTGAAAGAGACAAATCGAAGAAATCCCCTACCTTCAATTTCCCAAAATCAGGACTAGTCGTACTCTGGAGCGACATGGGCACTGGTAAGACTGAACTTATGCGCTGGTGGCGTGACCAAAATCCCAACGCTAGATTTCTCAACAATGGGCATCGCGTAAATTTGCTGAAAAATCTTGCCCAACGCTTGCGGACGGCGATGTACTCCGACTTGGGTTACACAGGTTTAGCACAGGCTCAAGCCCTTAGTATTACTATTGACAGCTTGCACAAACTCAATACTCAGTCTCTCACCTACGGCTGCATATTTATTGATGAAGCTTGCCAATACCTCACCCACTTACTACACAGTAATACTTGCAAACAACATCGCGCCGCCATTTTGGAGGTACTGGAATATATAGTATACAATGCCCCACTGGTCGTCATCGCTGATGCACACATGGATGATTTAACGGTAGACTTCTTTCTTGCAATGCGACCCAAGGGTGAAGTACCTTACATTATCAAAAACGAATGGCGAAACGGGGAGCGCACAATTTATTGGTACGAGGGGGATAATGAGAGCGCCCTAGTCGCCCAAATCTCGGCAGCGCTGATGCTTGGTGAGAAAGTCATGGTTGCCAGTGACAGTAAGCGTTTTATCAAAAAACTCGACAAATCCTTTACTATTAAATGCTCAGAATCTAACTCCGAAAAATCCCAGACACATCAAAAATGGCGTATTTGGTCGGTTCATTCCGATAATTCTGGCAGTGATGAGAATGTCGCTTTCATCAAAGATATCACCAACGCCGTCAAAAACTTTGATGCCTTGTTCACCTCTCCCAGTCTCGGTACTGGTGTCGATATCTCTGAGTATCATTTTGACTTAGTGTTTGGCGTGTTTCACGGCGTTTCCCAAACCGCTACTGAATGCGCCCAGCAGTTGTACCGCTATCGCCCGAAAGTCCCGTTTCATATTTGGGTGGCCCCGCGTCCTCCCTTTGGTTACAAAGATACAAACGCATCCAAGATTAAAGAACGCCTCCTCCAAACCAATGAAATGACTGCTTTTCTGTTGCGGATTGACCGTCAAACAGGCAAGCGGGGCGCAGAGAAAGATTGGGCGTTATCTGCCTATTGTCAAATTATGGCTAACCGCCACTATTCTCTCAATAATCTGCGTGATGATTTACGATCGCTTCTCACAGAAATGGGCAATACATTTATATATGTGGGCAGTGATAATGATACTCAGTCTCTCGAAAGTCTTAAAGCAGCAGCACAAGCAATGGATAGTGCCCACAATTCGGCTGTTGCCAAGGCGAACAATATTACTTTGAGTGAGTACCGTGCCCGTCAGAGCAAAGATTACCTTGACCCTAATGAAATTTTTGAATGTGAAAAGTTTCGCATTTCTGATTCTTACGGCATCGAAGTAACCGAATCACTCGTAGAAATGGATAAAGGTGGTCGCTTAATTAGAGCCTTAGCTGGACTTGAGGCCATTTTAGCCCCACCCGAAGAATCGTTTACTGACCCCAAAACTGGGCGAAGTTATCCTACCCCACCAAAAATTGTCACCCAAAAAGACCGTACCGAGCGCGACAATCTACCTTTGTGTATCGACTGGGGTAATTACTCGGCACGCTGGCTGGCTAGATTTAACCTGGGACTGCATCAAATTCTCACTTCTTTAGTTGCGGGTGAGGAATTTACCGCCTCGGATGCCACCTTACTCAAGATGACGGAGATCGCTATACATTGTGCTGCTCACGTCAAAGCAATTCTTGGGTTTACTGTTCCCAGTGACTGTAAACCTATTTGGTTGCTAGGAACTTTAGTCGAGCAGCTGGGGCTAAAACTGACCTTCCGTAAGCAGGGTAAGCGGGGTCAACAGGTGAAACTTTTCTCTTTATCTAAAGAGGAATTAGAATTTGCTCAAGAGGTAATTGCTCATCGCGTGGAAAAGCGTAATCAAAAAGAAAATCGAACCTATTATGCTGCTCAAACCCCTGCTGCGTATAATGTAAACCCCAATCAGCAGCCCGTATTCACACCCCCCCTTGATGCTATAGGGAACTCCCATTGCCAAGGGGAGGATACTACCGAATTTGAGTCGCCTCCGACAGATCGCATTACGCTACTCCACTGCGTAGAAATACTTCGCTCTGGCATTTCTCGTGGAGTGGACGCAATTAAAGGCATTCTCAAACGATGGCAGAGTGATTTGCGCTGGGAGACGGTACTGGAACTTGAGGCGATCGCGGCAAATGAACTGCGACTTGTCGAGGATCAAGTCCCGGAATTTTACGCCTTACTGAATGAAGATGTGTTGCCTTTGGAAGGATAAAGTCGGCGATGTCGAAGGCGGGCAAAGCCTTGACTCAGCTACGTAAATAAAGAGCAATCTGTGCCTCATTTTTATCATTGGCTCGATGAAGAGGTGTTGCCTATGGAATTGTAAATGGCTTTTTGGGAAAATCCTTATAGCCTTTATTTACTCTCAGTCCTGTCTAGATCAACTAAATCATATTTCCTGATCTATGACTCCGTTGATAACTTCGTGTTATCCGCATTTTGCTTGTCTTGATTGTTGCTGCTCATCGATGGCGGTGATAACATCGACAACGCCGCGATCGCACCCCGGACTTGGGATGGTTCCACCTCCAGATAATTTTGCAGTTGCTCCAAATTGCGATGTCCACTGATTTCTTGAATAACTCGCAATGGAATTCCGGCATTGCTCATGAAAGTAAGTGCAGTTCTGCGGCAACTGTGTGTGCTTGCTCCTTCGATGTCCGCACGTTCGCAAGCTTGTCGGAAGATTAGGCTTGCATATTCTGAGTGCAAGTGACCGCGCCCC encodes:
- a CDS encoding fertility inhibition FinO-like protein gives rise to the protein MIAGKLEITIKINELPQSKIVENAWQQFDVDCDGRITAITVKPKIYKKLTNVTSNYPQLVAAIAGKLGQSTEHGFMLEEPSIQVFFSQAQVRNNLCLRCCFLKK
- a CDS encoding plasmid replication protein, CyRepA1 family; this translates as MNKNKNAIFCGNFEIKEPKPDYKVSIEHPENPIEYPNNLTAAQYHELYVGSVIHPALIKRNFFHIEGESIYDYLFISNKIPRKNAGRVTDAYIRQYQHLLLGGTWIQSLDPFNNWQAMEWGRIKPNFPRFDWETGKPVKYESPPKTANRVTYFDVPNCILSLIARRYSVSDIQRVLFAKRGQKLHVKSRKNAAFGNGTLLPSLLQLGQYQGMLTQIVRLSYLVALCRKGILNPLIFWSGIGQQKELNIDRIGENVDCRLQIGILPNRGECRLQIADWNITRATSFQAGVNLQSTIRSSTRYRCAIGNLQSVDSQQEDLQITFWEWVKQHPEIPIILCEGEKKAACLLSLGFVAIALPGIWNGRVGKQDFDERLHPDLVPMAQAGRKFIILFDYETSSKSRWSVYQATVRTAKAIESAGCFCEVALLPGPEKGVDDFVVARGEDANALLTAIIDDAKSLADYQRSYRAKKWGLSKYKPDVTINIKYLSEALCIPELEEKCNLPEQNDLKKEQLFTPSIKGHQRNKESTDSGGVERDKSKKSPTFNFPKSGLVVLWSDMGTGKTELMRWWRDQNPNARFLNNGHRVNLLKNLAQRLRTAMYSDLGYTGLAQAQALSITIDSLHKLNTQSLTYGCIFIDEACQYLTHLLHSNTCKQHRAAILEVLEYIVYNAPLVVIADAHMDDLTVDFFLAMRPKGEVPYIIKNEWRNGERTIYWYEGDNESALVAQISAALMLGEKVMVASDSKRFIKKLDKSFTIKCSESNSEKSQTHQKWRIWSVHSDNSGSDENVAFIKDITNAVKNFDALFTSPSLGTGVDISEYHFDLVFGVFHGVSQTATECAQQLYRYRPKVPFHIWVAPRPPFGYKDTNASKIKERLLQTNEMTAFLLRIDRQTGKRGAEKDWALSAYCQIMANRHYSLNNLRDDLRSLLTEMGNTFIYVGSDNDTQSLESLKAAAQAMDSAHNSAVAKANNITLSEYRARQSKDYLDPNEIFECEKFRISDSYGIEVTESLVEMDKGGRLIRALAGLEAILAPPEESFTDPKTGRSYPTPPKIVTQKDRTERDNLPLCIDWGNYSARWLARFNLGLHQILTSLVAGEEFTASDATLLKMTEIAIHCAAHVKAILGFTVPSDCKPIWLLGTLVEQLGLKLTFRKQGKRGQQVKLFSLSKEELEFAQEVIAHRVEKRNQKENRTYYAAQTPAAYNVNPNQQPVFTPPLDAIGNSHCQGEDTTEFESPPTDRITLLHCVEILRSGISRGVDAIKGILKRWQSDLRWETVLELEAIAANELRLVEDQVPEFYALLNEDVLPLEG